The Leptolyngbya sp. FACHB-261 genomic interval ACTGTACGTTTCTGAGAAGATTTCAGAGATACATTGTTGAGGTCGTAATGCCTCTCGCATGAGCTTTAGAGTGCGTTCAGCCCACCACTGGCGTTGACTACGGGCGGGTTCGACGAACTGATTCCATGTCTCGGGGGATAAGTGAGCATCGTTTAGAATCTTGACCGTGCGTAGGCTTCGATGGTGCTCAAGAGCCTTTTTATAGGCTTCCTCTGAATCAAAATTTGTTCGTTGAGGGGGTGGTTCTGCGTCAATTTCAAGCAAACCAGCCCGGCTCATCAACGTTAGTGTCCGGATGTTCCAGTCCTGGTTGCCTGTGCTAGATGGATCGAGGTCGAGGTTGTAGGACGGTAGGACGTTGATAGGCACCTGAAATCGCCCATCAGGTAGCCGTGATTTTCGAGCGAACATTTCTTCCCAGCGGCTTCTACCTTTCTCGGATGAAATGTAGGTAATTTCGTTCAGGTTGAAGGCTACATCATAGTCTGACTGGGTATATAGCGTTAGGGATAGAGTTGCCTTCCCATCTCTGCCCCCTCGCCCAACTTCTTGATAGAAGCGATCGATGGTTTCAGGAATACACACATGAATAACAGCGCGAACATCCGGTAAATCTACCCCTAAACCAAACGCTGAAGTTGCTACGACAACATCGATTTGTCGATTTCTCCAAGCCTCTAGAAGTTGCCAACGGTCTTGCTGCTTCGATTTGCCAGTCATCTTCGCAATACGCTTGAAGCCTGCACGCTGAAGCTCGCTGTACCAACGATCCACATCTGCTACTTTGCTGCCATAAATGATGAGTGGACGCGGGAGATTATGCAGCGCTTCAATTAAACGCTGTCGTCTTTCTTCCCAACTGGAACACCAGGCAAACCAATAGGCAGGCTCTGGTCGCAATTGAACTGATGAGACAACCTGGAAAGTCCCCGGTTGCCCAAACAGTGTTTCTAACGTGTCCAGACAGGATTCAGTAACCGTCGCGGTTAGTAGTAGTGTTGGAAATGATGTCAGACGCAGCAGATCTCTGCGGAATCCAGCGAGTTCCTGAAATTCAGGGCGAAACTCGTCTCCCCATTGCTCAACGATGTGAGCCTCGTCTATGATGAAATATCTGAGAAACTCCTGCCGTGCTGCTTGATAAACGCTGGGCGACAGCGACTCAATCAAGCCCTCTGGAGAGGTGAAAATAATCGACTGGGTTCCTTGACGGATGCGATCGCGAATTTCATCACGGCGTTCCTGTCCATCTATAGAATTATCGCTGTAGTAAGCAGTAGCATAGCTGATTCCAGTTTTTTCCCGAAATGCTCGTTCTTGATCAATTGCTAATGCCACCGTCGGGACAACTACGATTGTGACCCCCACTGGATCTGATCTTAATTGGGCTGGTAAGTGGGCACACAAGCTTTTCCCAGAACCCGTTGGTAAATTAACAACTAGCGTAGCTCCTGGAGGAGACGTCAGAATTGCTCGAACGGCTTCGCGTTGTCCCACACTCTGATAGGTTTCATGCCCTAACAGCGATAAAAAGGGGTCACCAATTACTGAGGAATTATTGCGGCGTTTTGCTTTGTTCTCTGAGAGAGGAGGTTCAGGAGAAGCTGTCTCTGAATCTGATAACCATTCTGGCTTCCAAGGACGAGCGCTCAACACAAAGAAATCAGGTTTTTCAGTCAAAACATCCATGCTGCTTAGTTCCCAGACTTTTCGGTGTGTTGGGAAGGGTAGTGTTCGAGGCACCTTGATTGTTGGTGAAACACCCCCTTGCAGTTCCGCTTCATGCCTTAATACGTGCCTAATTAATGCAACAGTATCGCCAATACCAAGTTGGGCAGTGGAGTTTTCTAAAGCATTAAGCAAACGCTGTTGGCAAGACTCAAAACCTGTTAGATCATCCAGATTAAGGTTGGAAGCTTGGCTGAGATAGTCGTAAATTTTCTGAAAACTCATAACCCATTTTCTTCCTCAACATCTTGAGAAGGCGCCCGCCCTGAAACAATGTAAAATCCAATAGAATCAAGTCGAATGTGAGGATGGCGAGTCCCAGTTATCAAAACCTGCTTTAATGTACGTTCAATCTCAACTTCTAGCGCCAGCGATGTGTCTCCATTGATTTGGGCTTGCCGTTCCAAGCGAAGTTGAAGCTGCTCTAGTCGATCACCCAACTGCTGCTCTGCTTGCGTTGCATAGTGCTGACAGCGATCGCAAAAATTAGGGTGCTGTCGCAGCAGTGATTCGGACTGTTCACGCGATGTTCGACAGAGTTTTGTCCAATCATCCCGGCTCACAAACTCATCAATGACCTGCAATCTCCCTTTGCCGAGGCTGTAGTCATGAGTCGGCTTTCGTTTATCTGAGTAGGAGCGTTGCAGGATATTTAAAAGCTGCGGATTGTCTACAACGTTCATCCGAGTATCTAAAAAGATAGTTTCTATTACTGGTGGGAAGATGGCATCCATGCGTCGCTTCAAAGCTGCTTGGCTTGCATGCTTCCAGTTGTGTTGCTGAAATACTCCATCCACTAAGGCTAAATCTGCTTCAATGACATAATCAAAGCGGAAACCTATCCATTCCATGCCTTCCTCTTCTGACCAGGTTTCATCGTGCCGCCACATAGCAAATGCTCGCCCCCGGTCGTCCCAATGAATGTAGTCCTTTAAAGTCTCAATCAAACCTTCGCCAATACGATACAACATAGCCTCTGGGTGCTGTATTGCTTTACGCCGTTGATAGGTTCCGGGTTGGTTGATGTAGCCCTTAAAATACTTAATCAAGTCATCAGCTGGCACTAGAGTTCTGGAAGTTCGTTTGTAGCGGACAATCCCTGGCTCATTATCATCTCGATGGCTTCTAAACATCAGGGCGCGACAAATCCACCCTTCTACAGCCTTTTGAATGTCCTGATGATGGGCATCATAGTCATCCAAAGCTTTAAAGTATTGAGTTGCGTTTTCTCCCAAAGCATCAATTTCATCGAGCGCATTTTGCTCATCAATGCTGACTTTTTCGGCAGCAATTTCCTCGTTAATTAATTGAATCGCCCCAGTGAAGCCATAGGCACCCAACTGGAATAGAGTGGCTTCTATTTCAGGTAACTTTCTGTCTACGTAAAACTGAAGACTGGAAATCGATCCTTGAAAGATTTTAAAGCCTTCTTGCAAGAGCCGATACCATTCACCATGAATGCTGTCACTGGTATCAGCTCCTGCAAAGACAACAAACTGTAGCAAACGGTTACGCCCAATTCGATTCAGACGGCCATTCCGTTGCTCTAATCGATTAGGAGATAAAGGAAGATCAAAGTGAATCAGCCAATCGGCAAATTGCAGATTATGTCCTTCTTCGCCAGAAGTATCACAAATTAGGACAAAACAATTGGGGTCATCTCTAAACTGATTGGTGTTCTCTTCCACCTGATCAACGGATTGCCCAATTCGATAACTGGCAATCGACTGCCTTCCAAATACGCTCGACAATTGTTGCACTAGTTCCTGGCAGGTATGGGTGAAGCTTGTGAAGACCACAATTTTGGGAGGTTTTCCCCTATGGTTCCTAACACAGTTCTTCAGAACCAGTTGAAGATGCTCGATGCGATCGCCCTCCTCAGAGGGTTGTTGAAGCACATCAAGCAGAGCTTGAAGGATCTCGACTTCACCAGGAAATTGGGGGGTTTTCAGTAATAAATCAACTGCTTCTGAGCCCAGTTCTTTGATAAGAGCGGGCAGGGCAGTACGCTTGAGCCGCGCCAGAACTACCCATTCTAAAATCGCTAACCAAGTTCCACTAGTACAAAACAGTAGCAGAAACACTTGATGGAGGTGCTGATAGTAAGGATCACCCTCTTCTCTTGTGGCCCCGATTGCCCGGATGCGCCATTCATCTAGATACTCATGAATATTGGGCGCTCGCTCATCCAGGTCATACTCTACCTGAAGGGTTGCCCCGGATTGGTCTAATAAAACATCTTCCACAGTATCGCGTCGGTTGCGCAACATACGGCGATGGAGACGATACATATCGCTGATATGGGTGCGGATAGAGTGAATCACTCTTCCTCGCTCAATTAAATCAACCTTCGGTGAGCTTAGAAGAGATTCAAGTCGCTCAGCCAGAGCTAATAGACGAGGATCTCGGGCAAAAAGGCTCCGCAAGTTACCAAGACTCTTTTTAAGAACAAAGGGCGAGGCACTCTCCTTGAAGGAAAGGAGTACTCGACCAACATCCTGACGCAAGTGAACACGCTCTTTGAAACCTGCAACATCGTCAAGGCGGTATGTGGTTGGGTCAAGAAGATGCAACATCGCTAAAAAAGTCTGCTCATGGTTGAGCGCAGGTGTGGCAGAAAGAAGTAAAAGGCGGTCTGCTTTGTGTGCAAGCCCCTGGGTGATTGCAAAGCACTTCTGCTGTTGTGGATCAGTGGATTGTGCTAGCGCAGCAATATGCTGCGCTTCATCTAGAATCAGGAAGTTAGGTGAGGTAGCACAGTGATAAGTAGGAAGGTCCTCAACTGTGAGCAGTTTTACTTCGTCAGTCAAATGAAATTTGCTTTCTAACTCCTGCTGCCATTGCTTAAGCAAAGGACGAGGAACAACCACTACTGCCTGCCCATTAGGCTCATCCAACAGGTATTGCCGCAAAATTGTCCCTGCTTCGATTGTCTTACCCAATCCAACTTCATCTGCCAGTAGATATCTCTGTACTGGGTCCTCTAAAACCCGCCTCACTACTTCAACTTGGTGCCTGTATAATTCAATGCTGGCCGAGAAAAGCCCAGGCATCCCGCGACTAACTGCACGTTGCTCAATGAGACAGCGAACAAAAGCAGAGCGAAGAGCATGGAAAAAGGGTGTTTCCTGCCCCTTCATGATAAGAACTTCAATGGGATCCTCAATAGGGAGATCACAACGGACGTAAACCTCTTCTGCAGTAGCGTAGCAAAACCTCTTATTAGGTAGATGAACTTCGTAGCGGCAATCTTCACTGTGCCAAGTAGAAATTCTGCCCACTTGCCAGGTCTCATGTTCTTCCAATCTGAGATAGCAACGGGTATGACGCTGAAGAAAGATCAGCTCAAGCGAGCGTAGAGGAACCGTTGAGTAGATAAAATTCTCAAAAGAACAAAAGTATTCTACACAAGCATCCGAGCCAAAAATTTGTGTGATCTTTCCTATGCCAAGGGTGTTGTCCCGAGAACGGACAAAGTTCCCGGCTTCTATTGAGTTAGAATTTTCACATGGAGTGGCTAGAGAACACATTTATTTAGCACGTTGACTTGTGCTTCTATAGGAGTACAAACATTCTAAAATATTAAGATTTTGTTTCTGATTACTGGAACTTCAACATTTTATTTTGAACTATTTAAAATGCAGAAAGCATAGAACTCCTTTAAAATTATTTCAGCTCCAGAAGTTTCACTAAACAGTGCTCCTCAGATAGTGCAATTATTCCTTACACTATAAGTGCGCTGCTGATCTAGAAACAAAACTGAAAATAGTGCGTTGCCAAAAGCAAGCCTACTCTTCATTCACTATAAATCCGTCATTTTTTTACCTCCCATTCTTTCGCGAGCCAGTTTTCGATGCTCCAATAAATCACTCAAAAGTTTGGATTGCTTCCCAGAGTTTTCCCAATCTTTAATGAATTGCTGCAAGGCAACGTTGACCATATCTTGTATCGCCGGCGTAGCACTTTGATAACGCGGCTCAAGGGAGTGTCTAATCCGGCGTAGAGATTCGTAGAGTGCGTCTGGAACACGAACGACTTTAGGTTGAGGCAAGGTTTTTGATGATTTACTGACCTAACCCAGCATTGTAGTGATTTTGCTAGGAAGGCTGCTAGCATGTATACATGCATACAGGGTGTTGTCAATGCTGCAGTTAGTGATACGAGCCGTTCCAGTACAACGTGGCCCCCAGGGCGAGCATGTCAGCTACTTGAGCAGTCTCCCCTTCGGGGATATAACTCGGCTTCTAGCTGATGGCCGCCTCTACGTTCCTAATGAACCAGAGCTACCAGATCTCGCTCAACGTAAGACAAATCCTACACGGGTCAAGTCAATTTCTCGATACATTCTCGACACCTACCAAAAAGGAAGTACCTTCTTCCCCCCAATTTGTGTGAATGTTCAGCCGTCTCCTAACTATTCAGACGGCAACCTTCTTCTGCCTTACGATTCAGTTGTGTTGCGATTAACGGATGGTCAACATAGGTGCTTTGGAATCAGAAAGGCCCTTGAAGATGTCCAGTTTAACCAACCGGCTCATTTTCCTATTCTTTCTCAAATTGAAGTAGGAGTGTTGTTGTATTCGGGATTGTCCATAGAAATGGAACGTCAAGCCTTTCGTGACCAAAATCTACTAGCCCAAAGACCAGGGACATCCTTGTCATATTCTTTTGATCAACGTTCTCTAGAGGTCACGATTGCAAAATCCCTAATAGAAAGAGTCCCGTCATTCTGCAATAACGTAGAGATGTTTGAGAATGGCTTAGGAAGAAATAATGCAAAGCTCCTTACATTCTCAACTCTAGTTAAAGCTACTCAACATATGTTTCCAGGCTTAACATCTGATGATGGCTTAGAACTGCGTACCTATTGGGCAACCTGTTTTTGGACTGCGACGGCACGTAGCCTACTTGGCGATCCATGGGAAATCCAAAGTAGTAGTAAGCGAATTAAACAAAGGCAGCAATCACTATTAGGAAGTGCTGTTATTTTCCAGGCTCTAGGCTTATTAGCTTATGATCTTCAACTAGAGGGGATCTCTGCCGGAAACCTCCCTCAATGGCTCTTTAGGTTAGGAGAAATGGATTGGAGCCGTGAAAATGCACTTTGGCAATTACATGGAGTAACTACGATCGGGTCTCAGGGAGTTCCAATTCTCCAAAACACAAAAACAAGTATTGATGCAGCGCATAGGATTCTACGCGATTTCATTGGCCTTGCCTTAATGAACAGTAATCTTAGAGAGAGGACCAAGCCAGAACTTCCTGAAGGGCATCTCGCTGACCAAATCGTTGATGATCATACCGAGGATTCCACCATAACCAGTTAGTTGAATCTGACCAAACTTT includes:
- the dpdF gene encoding protein DpdF produces the protein MSFQKIYDYLSQASNLNLDDLTGFESCQQRLLNALENSTAQLGIGDTVALIRHVLRHEAELQGGVSPTIKVPRTLPFPTHRKVWELSSMDVLTEKPDFFVLSARPWKPEWLSDSETASPEPPLSENKAKRRNNSSVIGDPFLSLLGHETYQSVGQREAVRAILTSPPGATLVVNLPTGSGKSLCAHLPAQLRSDPVGVTIVVVPTVALAIDQERAFREKTGISYATAYYSDNSIDGQERRDEIRDRIRQGTQSIIFTSPEGLIESLSPSVYQAARQEFLRYFIIDEAHIVEQWGDEFRPEFQELAGFRRDLLRLTSFPTLLLTATVTESCLDTLETLFGQPGTFQVVSSVQLRPEPAYWFAWCSSWEERRQRLIEALHNLPRPLIIYGSKVADVDRWYSELQRAGFKRIAKMTGKSKQQDRWQLLEAWRNRQIDVVVATSAFGLGVDLPDVRAVIHVCIPETIDRFYQEVGRGGRDGKATLSLTLYTQSDYDVAFNLNEITYISSEKGRSRWEEMFARKSRLPDGRFQVPINVLPSYNLDLDPSSTGNQDWNIRTLTLMSRAGLLEIDAEPPPQRTNFDSEEAYKKALEHHRSLRTVKILNDAHLSPETWNQFVEPARSQRQWWAERTLKLMREALRPQQCISEIFSETYSIPARESPYRNRVHVERSCGGCPVCRAQGVEPFAGGIPLPAPVWDKPSFCLDEPLQKLLDGESLLLVFYSAFEDKRSERNRDRLFKWLINQGIQNVVAPTALHKAFTKQSGKNVIFLFEEYRPLQMFKVPTLIFHAEGKPLSVRYLLAPEMGVPRIILLPENTPDPTANHRQLKDVFNGRNFYFEFLCGELGL
- the dpdE gene encoding protein DpdE, producing the protein MCSLATPCENSNSIEAGNFVRSRDNTLGIGKITQIFGSDACVEYFCSFENFIYSTVPLRSLELIFLQRHTRCYLRLEEHETWQVGRISTWHSEDCRYEVHLPNKRFCYATAEEVYVRCDLPIEDPIEVLIMKGQETPFFHALRSAFVRCLIEQRAVSRGMPGLFSASIELYRHQVEVVRRVLEDPVQRYLLADEVGLGKTIEAGTILRQYLLDEPNGQAVVVVPRPLLKQWQQELESKFHLTDEVKLLTVEDLPTYHCATSPNFLILDEAQHIAALAQSTDPQQQKCFAITQGLAHKADRLLLLSATPALNHEQTFLAMLHLLDPTTYRLDDVAGFKERVHLRQDVGRVLLSFKESASPFVLKKSLGNLRSLFARDPRLLALAERLESLLSSPKVDLIERGRVIHSIRTHISDMYRLHRRMLRNRRDTVEDVLLDQSGATLQVEYDLDERAPNIHEYLDEWRIRAIGATREEGDPYYQHLHQVFLLLFCTSGTWLAILEWVVLARLKRTALPALIKELGSEAVDLLLKTPQFPGEVEILQALLDVLQQPSEEGDRIEHLQLVLKNCVRNHRGKPPKIVVFTSFTHTCQELVQQLSSVFGRQSIASYRIGQSVDQVEENTNQFRDDPNCFVLICDTSGEEGHNLQFADWLIHFDLPLSPNRLEQRNGRLNRIGRNRLLQFVVFAGADTSDSIHGEWYRLLQEGFKIFQGSISSLQFYVDRKLPEIEATLFQLGAYGFTGAIQLINEEIAAEKVSIDEQNALDEIDALGENATQYFKALDDYDAHHQDIQKAVEGWICRALMFRSHRDDNEPGIVRYKRTSRTLVPADDLIKYFKGYINQPGTYQRRKAIQHPEAMLYRIGEGLIETLKDYIHWDDRGRAFAMWRHDETWSEEEGMEWIGFRFDYVIEADLALVDGVFQQHNWKHASQAALKRRMDAIFPPVIETIFLDTRMNVVDNPQLLNILQRSYSDKRKPTHDYSLGKGRLQVIDEFVSRDDWTKLCRTSREQSESLLRQHPNFCDRCQHYATQAEQQLGDRLEQLQLRLERQAQINGDTSLALEVEIERTLKQVLITGTRHPHIRLDSIGFYIVSGRAPSQDVEEENGL
- a CDS encoding DNA sulfur modification protein DndB, with translation MLQLVIRAVPVQRGPQGEHVSYLSSLPFGDITRLLADGRLYVPNEPELPDLAQRKTNPTRVKSISRYILDTYQKGSTFFPPICVNVQPSPNYSDGNLLLPYDSVVLRLTDGQHRCFGIRKALEDVQFNQPAHFPILSQIEVGVLLYSGLSIEMERQAFRDQNLLAQRPGTSLSYSFDQRSLEVTIAKSLIERVPSFCNNVEMFENGLGRNNAKLLTFSTLVKATQHMFPGLTSDDGLELRTYWATCFWTATARSLLGDPWEIQSSSKRIKQRQQSLLGSAVIFQALGLLAYDLQLEGISAGNLPQWLFRLGEMDWSRENALWQLHGVTTIGSQGVPILQNTKTSIDAAHRILRDFIGLALMNSNLRERTKPELPEGHLADQIVDDHTEDSTITS